Proteins encoded by one window of Salarias fasciatus chromosome 1, fSalaFa1.1, whole genome shotgun sequence:
- the LOC115384056 gene encoding zinc finger protein 2-like isoform X2, with product MVKSCCVVGCTNNKSKNPTLSFYMIPSECTEPERRQLWLQAINRKATSKSENRLTPLHNNLWHPRSDYTYVCSAHFISGAKNNDTTHPDYVPSIFPHKTTPSSSGLLPAPVEQLVVMKDELDQSDPELTDMKEEEEGVTAFSTVCVKCEEDEEEPQSLQRHQSAAASLSSGSWTPAAGIQKLVVVKEEDLQDWSSSLDQQDPKLLHMKEELAEQDESQQAGQLSESEEDITWFSVVTVKSEDEEEELHPIQTETVKEEEPSSSSSFTQMKSESDGEHYGGSDLVSGHIQPNTDEEDSDFSETDVSDEDDDSDSGPDDDDGGHSLSHSEESCSLCVKHYMSKQPIHKEEKPFVCGDCGKTFRQSSQLKVHVRIHTGEKPFSCSFCGRGFTDSSNLSTHMRVHTGEKPFSCDVCGKKFKLKSHVKAHMSVHTGEKPFSCSFCGRGFSVKTNLALHMRNHTGERPFDCETCGKKFKQHSHMKAHMRLHTGEKPFDCAVCGKKFMQKSYLKSHMRVHTKVTPFSCDDCGKTFKFESYLKSHRRVHTGEKPFDCEVCQKKFTLKKNLQKHMSVHTGEKPFSCSSCGKGFSVKTNLDQHMRVHTGEKPFECDKCGKKFKQKSQMKVHMSVHAEEKPFGCDDCGKRFARNLLLKRHMKVHTANKAACGDI from the exons ATGGTTAAGAGTTGTTGTGTGGTcggctgcaccaacaacaaaagcaaaaatccTACTCTGTCATTTTATATGATACCGAGTGAGTGCACGGAACCAGAAAGGCGCCAACTGTGGCTGCAAGCCATAAACCGAAAGGCAACATCGAAATCAGAAAATCGTCTGACCCCTCTCCACAACAACTTATGGCACCCAAGATCTGATTACACATATGTGTGCTcagctcattttatttcag GAGCCAAGAATAATGACACTACTCACCCGGATTATGTACCATCTATCTTCCCTCACAAAACAACACCCAGCTCATCTGGAC tgttgccTGCACCTGTCGAGCAGCTGGTGGTGATGAAGGATGAGCTGGACCAGTCGGACCCAGAGCTCACcgacatgaaggaggaagaggagggcgtCACTGCGTTCTCCACTGTGTGCgtgaaatgtgaagaagatgaagaggagccTCAGTCATTACAGCGTCACCAGTCAgctgcagcctccctcagcTCCGGCTCATGGACACCGGCTGCAGGTATCCAGAAGCTGGTGGTGGTTAAAGAGGAAGATCTCCAGGACTGGAGCTCcagtctggaccagcaggacccGAAGCTCCTTCACATGAAGGAGGAACTGGCGGAGCAAGATGAAAGTCAGCAGGCAGGGCAGCTCAGCGAGTCAGAGGAAGACATCACCTGGTTTTCAGTCGTTACTGTGAAGagtgaagatgaggaggaggagcttcatcCCATCCAGACTGAAACTGTAAAAGAGGAAGAGCCCTCAAGCAGCAGCTCTTTCACACAGATGAAATCAGAAAGCGATGGAGAGCACTATGGAGGATCAGATCTGGTCAGCGGTCACATTCAACCAAACACTGACGAGGAGGATTCGGACTTCTCTGAGACTGACGTCAGCGATGAGGACGATGACTCCGACAGCGGTCCCGATGACGACGATGGTGGGCATTCGTTATCACACTCTGAGGAAAGCTGTTCTCTGTGTGTCAAACACTACATGTCCAAGCAGCCCATCCACAAGGAAGAAAAACCGTTTGTGTGTGGTGATTGTGGAAAAACATTCAGGCAGAGCTCACAACTGAAGGTACACGTGAGGATTCACACCGGGGAGAAGCcgttcagctgcagcttctgtggTCGAGGGTTCACCGACAGCTCCAACCTCAGCACGCACATGAGAGtccacacaggcgagaagccttTCAGCTGCGACGTGTGCGGGAAAAAATTTAAACTCAAGTCTCACGTGAAAGCACACATGAGCGTCCACACAGGAGAGAAACCGTTTAGTTGCAGCTTTTGTGGACGGGGTTTTTCAGTTAAGACAAATCTTGCCTTGCACATGAGAAACCACACAGGAGAAAGACCGTTCGACTGCGAAACGTGTGGCAAGAAGTTTAAACAACACTCGCACATGAAAGCACACATGAGACTCCACACCGGAGAAAAGCCGTTCGACTGTGCTGTTTGTGGGAAGAAGTTCATGCAGAAGTCCTACCTGAAATCACACATGAGAGTTCACACTAAAGTGACGCCGTTCAGTTGTGACGATtgtggaaaaacatttaaatttgagTCCTATTTGAAATCCCACAGGAGAGTCCACACAGGAGAGAAACCCTTCGACTGTGAAGTCTGTCAGAAAAAATTCACGCTCAAGAAAAACTTGCAGAAACACATGAGCGTGCACACGGGAGAGAAgcccttcagctgcagcagctgtggcaAAGGCTTTTCAGTAAAAACGAACCTGGACCAGCACATGAGAGTCCACACGGGGGAGAAACCATTCGAGTGTGATAAATGCGGGAAAAAATTCAAACAGAAGTCACAAATGAAAGTGCACATGAGCGTGCACGCAGAAGAAAAACCGTTCGGCTGTGACGATTGCGGAAAAAGATTTGCAAGAAACTTACTTTTGAAAAGACACATGAAAGTCCACACTGCAAATAAAGCAGCCTGTGGGGATATTTAA
- the LOC115384056 gene encoding zinc finger protein 436-like isoform X1, with protein sequence MVKSCCVVGCTNNKSKNPTLSFYMIPSECTEPERRQLWLQAINRKATSKSENRLTPLHNNLWHPRSDYTYVCSAHFISGAKNNDTTHPDYVPSIFPHKTTPSSSGRKLARDDRLQRKCKRLLPAPVEQLVVMKDELDQSDPELTDMKEEEEGVTAFSTVCVKCEEDEEEPQSLQRHQSAAASLSSGSWTPAAGIQKLVVVKEEDLQDWSSSLDQQDPKLLHMKEELAEQDESQQAGQLSESEEDITWFSVVTVKSEDEEEELHPIQTETVKEEEPSSSSSFTQMKSESDGEHYGGSDLVSGHIQPNTDEEDSDFSETDVSDEDDDSDSGPDDDDGGHSLSHSEESCSLCVKHYMSKQPIHKEEKPFVCGDCGKTFRQSSQLKVHVRIHTGEKPFSCSFCGRGFTDSSNLSTHMRVHTGEKPFSCDVCGKKFKLKSHVKAHMSVHTGEKPFSCSFCGRGFSVKTNLALHMRNHTGERPFDCETCGKKFKQHSHMKAHMRLHTGEKPFDCAVCGKKFMQKSYLKSHMRVHTKVTPFSCDDCGKTFKFESYLKSHRRVHTGEKPFDCEVCQKKFTLKKNLQKHMSVHTGEKPFSCSSCGKGFSVKTNLDQHMRVHTGEKPFECDKCGKKFKQKSQMKVHMSVHAEEKPFGCDDCGKRFARNLLLKRHMKVHTANKAACGDI encoded by the exons ATGGTTAAGAGTTGTTGTGTGGTcggctgcaccaacaacaaaagcaaaaatccTACTCTGTCATTTTATATGATACCGAGTGAGTGCACGGAACCAGAAAGGCGCCAACTGTGGCTGCAAGCCATAAACCGAAAGGCAACATCGAAATCAGAAAATCGTCTGACCCCTCTCCACAACAACTTATGGCACCCAAGATCTGATTACACATATGTGTGCTcagctcattttatttcag GAGCCAAGAATAATGACACTACTCACCCGGATTATGTACCATCTATCTTCCCTCACAAAACAACACCCAGCTCATCTGGACGTAAGTTAGCCAGAGACGACAGGCTACAACGAAAGTGCAAAAGAC tgttgccTGCACCTGTCGAGCAGCTGGTGGTGATGAAGGATGAGCTGGACCAGTCGGACCCAGAGCTCACcgacatgaaggaggaagaggagggcgtCACTGCGTTCTCCACTGTGTGCgtgaaatgtgaagaagatgaagaggagccTCAGTCATTACAGCGTCACCAGTCAgctgcagcctccctcagcTCCGGCTCATGGACACCGGCTGCAGGTATCCAGAAGCTGGTGGTGGTTAAAGAGGAAGATCTCCAGGACTGGAGCTCcagtctggaccagcaggacccGAAGCTCCTTCACATGAAGGAGGAACTGGCGGAGCAAGATGAAAGTCAGCAGGCAGGGCAGCTCAGCGAGTCAGAGGAAGACATCACCTGGTTTTCAGTCGTTACTGTGAAGagtgaagatgaggaggaggagcttcatcCCATCCAGACTGAAACTGTAAAAGAGGAAGAGCCCTCAAGCAGCAGCTCTTTCACACAGATGAAATCAGAAAGCGATGGAGAGCACTATGGAGGATCAGATCTGGTCAGCGGTCACATTCAACCAAACACTGACGAGGAGGATTCGGACTTCTCTGAGACTGACGTCAGCGATGAGGACGATGACTCCGACAGCGGTCCCGATGACGACGATGGTGGGCATTCGTTATCACACTCTGAGGAAAGCTGTTCTCTGTGTGTCAAACACTACATGTCCAAGCAGCCCATCCACAAGGAAGAAAAACCGTTTGTGTGTGGTGATTGTGGAAAAACATTCAGGCAGAGCTCACAACTGAAGGTACACGTGAGGATTCACACCGGGGAGAAGCcgttcagctgcagcttctgtggTCGAGGGTTCACCGACAGCTCCAACCTCAGCACGCACATGAGAGtccacacaggcgagaagccttTCAGCTGCGACGTGTGCGGGAAAAAATTTAAACTCAAGTCTCACGTGAAAGCACACATGAGCGTCCACACAGGAGAGAAACCGTTTAGTTGCAGCTTTTGTGGACGGGGTTTTTCAGTTAAGACAAATCTTGCCTTGCACATGAGAAACCACACAGGAGAAAGACCGTTCGACTGCGAAACGTGTGGCAAGAAGTTTAAACAACACTCGCACATGAAAGCACACATGAGACTCCACACCGGAGAAAAGCCGTTCGACTGTGCTGTTTGTGGGAAGAAGTTCATGCAGAAGTCCTACCTGAAATCACACATGAGAGTTCACACTAAAGTGACGCCGTTCAGTTGTGACGATtgtggaaaaacatttaaatttgagTCCTATTTGAAATCCCACAGGAGAGTCCACACAGGAGAGAAACCCTTCGACTGTGAAGTCTGTCAGAAAAAATTCACGCTCAAGAAAAACTTGCAGAAACACATGAGCGTGCACACGGGAGAGAAgcccttcagctgcagcagctgtggcaAAGGCTTTTCAGTAAAAACGAACCTGGACCAGCACATGAGAGTCCACACGGGGGAGAAACCATTCGAGTGTGATAAATGCGGGAAAAAATTCAAACAGAAGTCACAAATGAAAGTGCACATGAGCGTGCACGCAGAAGAAAAACCGTTCGGCTGTGACGATTGCGGAAAAAGATTTGCAAGAAACTTACTTTTGAAAAGACACATGAAAGTCCACACTGCAAATAAAGCAGCCTGTGGGGATATTTAA
- the LOC115384056 gene encoding gastrula zinc finger protein XlCGF57.1-like isoform X3 — protein sequence MKDELDQSDPELTDMKEEEEGVTAFSTVCVKCEEDEEEPQSLQRHQSAAASLSSGSWTPAAGIQKLVVVKEEDLQDWSSSLDQQDPKLLHMKEELAEQDESQQAGQLSESEEDITWFSVVTVKSEDEEEELHPIQTETVKEEEPSSSSSFTQMKSESDGEHYGGSDLVSGHIQPNTDEEDSDFSETDVSDEDDDSDSGPDDDDGGHSLSHSEESCSLCVKHYMSKQPIHKEEKPFVCGDCGKTFRQSSQLKVHVRIHTGEKPFSCSFCGRGFTDSSNLSTHMRVHTGEKPFSCDVCGKKFKLKSHVKAHMSVHTGEKPFSCSFCGRGFSVKTNLALHMRNHTGERPFDCETCGKKFKQHSHMKAHMRLHTGEKPFDCAVCGKKFMQKSYLKSHMRVHTKVTPFSCDDCGKTFKFESYLKSHRRVHTGEKPFDCEVCQKKFTLKKNLQKHMSVHTGEKPFSCSSCGKGFSVKTNLDQHMRVHTGEKPFECDKCGKKFKQKSQMKVHMSVHAEEKPFGCDDCGKRFARNLLLKRHMKVHTANKAACGDI from the coding sequence ATGAAGGATGAGCTGGACCAGTCGGACCCAGAGCTCACcgacatgaaggaggaagaggagggcgtCACTGCGTTCTCCACTGTGTGCgtgaaatgtgaagaagatgaagaggagccTCAGTCATTACAGCGTCACCAGTCAgctgcagcctccctcagcTCCGGCTCATGGACACCGGCTGCAGGTATCCAGAAGCTGGTGGTGGTTAAAGAGGAAGATCTCCAGGACTGGAGCTCcagtctggaccagcaggacccGAAGCTCCTTCACATGAAGGAGGAACTGGCGGAGCAAGATGAAAGTCAGCAGGCAGGGCAGCTCAGCGAGTCAGAGGAAGACATCACCTGGTTTTCAGTCGTTACTGTGAAGagtgaagatgaggaggaggagcttcatcCCATCCAGACTGAAACTGTAAAAGAGGAAGAGCCCTCAAGCAGCAGCTCTTTCACACAGATGAAATCAGAAAGCGATGGAGAGCACTATGGAGGATCAGATCTGGTCAGCGGTCACATTCAACCAAACACTGACGAGGAGGATTCGGACTTCTCTGAGACTGACGTCAGCGATGAGGACGATGACTCCGACAGCGGTCCCGATGACGACGATGGTGGGCATTCGTTATCACACTCTGAGGAAAGCTGTTCTCTGTGTGTCAAACACTACATGTCCAAGCAGCCCATCCACAAGGAAGAAAAACCGTTTGTGTGTGGTGATTGTGGAAAAACATTCAGGCAGAGCTCACAACTGAAGGTACACGTGAGGATTCACACCGGGGAGAAGCcgttcagctgcagcttctgtggTCGAGGGTTCACCGACAGCTCCAACCTCAGCACGCACATGAGAGtccacacaggcgagaagccttTCAGCTGCGACGTGTGCGGGAAAAAATTTAAACTCAAGTCTCACGTGAAAGCACACATGAGCGTCCACACAGGAGAGAAACCGTTTAGTTGCAGCTTTTGTGGACGGGGTTTTTCAGTTAAGACAAATCTTGCCTTGCACATGAGAAACCACACAGGAGAAAGACCGTTCGACTGCGAAACGTGTGGCAAGAAGTTTAAACAACACTCGCACATGAAAGCACACATGAGACTCCACACCGGAGAAAAGCCGTTCGACTGTGCTGTTTGTGGGAAGAAGTTCATGCAGAAGTCCTACCTGAAATCACACATGAGAGTTCACACTAAAGTGACGCCGTTCAGTTGTGACGATtgtggaaaaacatttaaatttgagTCCTATTTGAAATCCCACAGGAGAGTCCACACAGGAGAGAAACCCTTCGACTGTGAAGTCTGTCAGAAAAAATTCACGCTCAAGAAAAACTTGCAGAAACACATGAGCGTGCACACGGGAGAGAAgcccttcagctgcagcagctgtggcaAAGGCTTTTCAGTAAAAACGAACCTGGACCAGCACATGAGAGTCCACACGGGGGAGAAACCATTCGAGTGTGATAAATGCGGGAAAAAATTCAAACAGAAGTCACAAATGAAAGTGCACATGAGCGTGCACGCAGAAGAAAAACCGTTCGGCTGTGACGATTGCGGAAAAAGATTTGCAAGAAACTTACTTTTGAAAAGACACATGAAAGTCCACACTGCAAATAAAGCAGCCTGTGGGGATATTTAA